In one window of Rhinoderma darwinii isolate aRhiDar2 chromosome 7, aRhiDar2.hap1, whole genome shotgun sequence DNA:
- the DCST2 gene encoding DC-STAMP domain-containing protein 2 isoform X1 — translation MMGTREGPWEWLCGWCSTCCNCNCRSRCSDCSCCTCKCACLPLLCPSAADRLKVEEVSAADYIHEKKFVKAKIRKDNNTKAGLRSFAGFIVGILLTTMYALVVLFVKNYNLWFCLATTITFGFFLTLGMAFSLRVRITVLLMLPQIFSSEAKTLFLLITFTMVMQGPAANIMENVQRSSQSMACGAQLAINQTKDLVSKITKPLMGALNILKNIGKKLRSATDHASKFFQRFFAGVKHVEKLLRSVWAFIANIGEICNDELERPYIKCNKLFDEAKNNCFKVMSFMGFLCYILDAFRPLCGLARILVVFCAIPYYVESLVRKHVKNPILSTIRNFKDQLYFNITVIHDFDVNLNVSRNYFDMTKAIMKEVKENMDIYMEMLSMFSYSMVIVCVFTYIQALRYRRKYLTDDNHDNIYITRRFIELDVMRAKQNRNTLLPLSSREAYGFIRPGSLALTKREKKGYTFEILNVFRSFLMAMLIVVVDFVFFWILDFVGQLLRGEVITRAPLIFSLLVNGTGATNEIYKTIVSAFDAIQRSNITIQISKCQVLPSKPDYHGYVLLGFMHGFAFFIAVFGIYMQRLKRYICAYYYPTREQVRICFLYNKLLTKRIYLERALFRSIMMNDADMGHIQIILILAAKCPWLFGWLAKYMGATEKYCFACAQICTGKKSEEYRNCCTNGCRGIYCRECSKILNNICTICMAPLVCDDIEDEEIDSSDDEKVVLWMEAMKSIKEDEKPKRKKMKKVIKGRIKETIKRRGKNDPLIQKYKESMMSGDSEESSGLSDVDTGDESGESDFEYQTSKVNNEASSKKDYKPATTTSLQEADLIPPAGVP, via the exons ATGATGGGGACAAGAGAAGGACCATGGGAGTGGCTGTGCGGTTGGTGCAGcacttgttgcaactgcaattgtcGATCTAGATGTTCCGATTGTTCTTGCTGCACCTGCAAATGCGCCTGCCTGCCTCTGCTGTGCCCATCGGCCGCAGACCGCCTAAAGGTTGAGGAGGTCAGTGCTGCCGACTACATACATGAGAAGAAGTTTGTCAAGGCCAAAATCAGAAAGGACAACAATACAAAAGCCGGACTGAGGAGCTTTGCAGGATTCATCGTCGGCATTCTCCTTACCACCATGTATGCGCTGGTTGTCCTCTTTGTGAAAAATTACAACCTATGGTTCTGCCTGGCAACCACCATAACCTTTGGATTCTTTTTGACACTCGGCATGGCCTTTTCTCTAAGAGTCCGGATAACTGTGCTTCTTATGCTGCCACAGATATTCTCAA GTGAAGCAAAGACTCTCTTCCTCCTCATCACCTTCACTATGGTTATGCAAGGGCCGGCTGCTAACATCATGGAAAATGTCCAACGTTCATCACAGTCAATGGCGTGTGGTGCCCAACTAGCTATAAATCAAACTAAAGATCTGGTATCAAAGATCACAAAGCCACTTATGG GAGCTCTGAACATTCTTAAGAACATCGGAAAGAAGCTGCGCTCAGCCACAGACCACGCCTCCAAATTTTTCCAAAGATTTTTTGCTGGGGTTAAACATGTGG AGAAGTTACTCCGTAGCGTGTGGGCATTCATTGCTAACATCGGCGAAATCTGTAACGACGAACTGGAGCGCCCATATATAAAATGTAACAAGCTCTttgatgaagccaagaacaactgCTTCAAAGTGATGTCATTCATGGGTTTCCTGTGTTATATCCTGGATGCGTTCCGGCCTCTTTGCGGACTGGCGAGAA TTCTGGTCGTGTTTTGTGCCATTCCTTATTATGTGGAGTCATTAGTGAGGAAACACGTAAAAAATC CCATCCTGTCCACAATCAGAAACTTTAAAGATCAGCTTTACTTTAACATCACTGTGATCCACGATTTCGACGTGAACTTAAATGTCAGCCGCAATTACTTTGACATGACTAAGGCCATCATGAAAGAAGTGAAGGAAAACATGGATATTTATATGGAGATGCTGAGCATGTTCAGTTATTCTATGGTCATCGTCTGTGTCTTCACCTATATACA GGCCCTTCGCTACCGCAGAAAGTACCTGACTGACGACAATCACGACAACATCTACATCACTCGCAGATTCATTGAGTTAGATGTGATGAGAGCAAAACAAAACCGCAATACTCTCCTACCTCTGTCCTCAAGAGAGGCCTATGGATTCATCCGACCTG GCTCATTAGCTCTGACAAAACGAGAAAAGAAAGGATACACCTTCGAAATTCTCAACGTCTTCCGGAGCTTCCTCATGGCAATGCTCATAGTGGTCGTGGATTTTGTGTTTTTCTGGATTCTAGATTTTGTGGGCCAGCTCCTGAGAGGAGAAGTAATAACTCGTG CCCCGCTGATATTTTCCCTGCTTGTGAATGGGACTGGAGCCACAAATGAGATCTACAAGACTATAGTCTCTGCATTTGATGCTATTCAGAGATCCAACATCACCATCCAAATCAGTAAATGCCAAGTGCTTCCCTCAAAACCGGACTACCACGGATATGTACTTCTCG GGTTCATGCATGGCTTTGCATTTTTTATTGCCGTCTTTGGGATATATATGCAGAGGCTGAAGCGCTATATATGTGCCTATTATTATCCAACCCGTGAGCAG GTGCGGATCTGTTTCCTTTACAACAAGTTGTTAACCAAGCGCATATATTTGGAGAGGGCACTGTTTCGGAGTATCATGATGAACGATGCAGACATGGGTCACATCCAGATCATTCTCATACTCGCTGCAAA GTGCCCATGGTTATTTGGCTGGTTAGCAAAATACATGGGGGCCACAGAAAAATACTGTTTCGCATGTGCCCAGATATGTACCGGCAAAAAAAGTGAGGAATACCGAAACTGCTGCACTAATGGTTGTAGAG GTATTTACTGCCGAGAATGCTCCAAAATACTGAACAATATCTGCACCATTTGTATGGCACCTCTGGTGTGTGATGATATTGAAGACGAAGAAAT AGACTCCAGCGATGATGAGAAAGTTGTTTTATGGATGGAAGCAATGAAATCCATCAAAGAGGATGAGAAAcccaaaaggaaaaaaatgaaaaaagtcattAAGGGTCGAATAAAAGAAACCATCAAGAGACGAGGGAAAAACGACCCACTTATCCAGAAATATAAGGAGTCTATGATGTCCGGTGATTCTGAAGAAAGTTCTGGACTGAGTGATGTGGACACCGGCGATGAGTCTGG GGAAAGTGACTTTGAGTACCAAACGTCTAAGGTCAATAATGAAGCTTCCTCCAAAAAGGACTATAAACCAGCAACTACGACCAGTCTACAAGAAGCTGACCTGATTCCTCCAGCCGGCGTTCCGTAG
- the DCST2 gene encoding DC-STAMP domain-containing protein 2 isoform X2, whose amino-acid sequence MVMQGPAANIMENVQRSSQSMACGAQLAINQTKDLVSKITKPLMGALNILKNIGKKLRSATDHASKFFQRFFAGVKHVEKLLRSVWAFIANIGEICNDELERPYIKCNKLFDEAKNNCFKVMSFMGFLCYILDAFRPLCGLARILVVFCAIPYYVESLVRKHVKNPILSTIRNFKDQLYFNITVIHDFDVNLNVSRNYFDMTKAIMKEVKENMDIYMEMLSMFSYSMVIVCVFTYIQALRYRRKYLTDDNHDNIYITRRFIELDVMRAKQNRNTLLPLSSREAYGFIRPGSLALTKREKKGYTFEILNVFRSFLMAMLIVVVDFVFFWILDFVGQLLRGEVITRAPLIFSLLVNGTGATNEIYKTIVSAFDAIQRSNITIQISKCQVLPSKPDYHGYVLLGFMHGFAFFIAVFGIYMQRLKRYICAYYYPTREQVRICFLYNKLLTKRIYLERALFRSIMMNDADMGHIQIILILAAKCPWLFGWLAKYMGATEKYCFACAQICTGKKSEEYRNCCTNGCRGIYCRECSKILNNICTICMAPLVCDDIEDEEIDSSDDEKVVLWMEAMKSIKEDEKPKRKKMKKVIKGRIKETIKRRGKNDPLIQKYKESMMSGDSEESSGLSDVDTGDESGESDFEYQTSKVNNEASSKKDYKPATTTSLQEADLIPPAGVP is encoded by the exons ATGGTTATGCAAGGGCCGGCTGCTAACATCATGGAAAATGTCCAACGTTCATCACAGTCAATGGCGTGTGGTGCCCAACTAGCTATAAATCAAACTAAAGATCTGGTATCAAAGATCACAAAGCCACTTATGG GAGCTCTGAACATTCTTAAGAACATCGGAAAGAAGCTGCGCTCAGCCACAGACCACGCCTCCAAATTTTTCCAAAGATTTTTTGCTGGGGTTAAACATGTGG AGAAGTTACTCCGTAGCGTGTGGGCATTCATTGCTAACATCGGCGAAATCTGTAACGACGAACTGGAGCGCCCATATATAAAATGTAACAAGCTCTttgatgaagccaagaacaactgCTTCAAAGTGATGTCATTCATGGGTTTCCTGTGTTATATCCTGGATGCGTTCCGGCCTCTTTGCGGACTGGCGAGAA TTCTGGTCGTGTTTTGTGCCATTCCTTATTATGTGGAGTCATTAGTGAGGAAACACGTAAAAAATC CCATCCTGTCCACAATCAGAAACTTTAAAGATCAGCTTTACTTTAACATCACTGTGATCCACGATTTCGACGTGAACTTAAATGTCAGCCGCAATTACTTTGACATGACTAAGGCCATCATGAAAGAAGTGAAGGAAAACATGGATATTTATATGGAGATGCTGAGCATGTTCAGTTATTCTATGGTCATCGTCTGTGTCTTCACCTATATACA GGCCCTTCGCTACCGCAGAAAGTACCTGACTGACGACAATCACGACAACATCTACATCACTCGCAGATTCATTGAGTTAGATGTGATGAGAGCAAAACAAAACCGCAATACTCTCCTACCTCTGTCCTCAAGAGAGGCCTATGGATTCATCCGACCTG GCTCATTAGCTCTGACAAAACGAGAAAAGAAAGGATACACCTTCGAAATTCTCAACGTCTTCCGGAGCTTCCTCATGGCAATGCTCATAGTGGTCGTGGATTTTGTGTTTTTCTGGATTCTAGATTTTGTGGGCCAGCTCCTGAGAGGAGAAGTAATAACTCGTG CCCCGCTGATATTTTCCCTGCTTGTGAATGGGACTGGAGCCACAAATGAGATCTACAAGACTATAGTCTCTGCATTTGATGCTATTCAGAGATCCAACATCACCATCCAAATCAGTAAATGCCAAGTGCTTCCCTCAAAACCGGACTACCACGGATATGTACTTCTCG GGTTCATGCATGGCTTTGCATTTTTTATTGCCGTCTTTGGGATATATATGCAGAGGCTGAAGCGCTATATATGTGCCTATTATTATCCAACCCGTGAGCAG GTGCGGATCTGTTTCCTTTACAACAAGTTGTTAACCAAGCGCATATATTTGGAGAGGGCACTGTTTCGGAGTATCATGATGAACGATGCAGACATGGGTCACATCCAGATCATTCTCATACTCGCTGCAAA GTGCCCATGGTTATTTGGCTGGTTAGCAAAATACATGGGGGCCACAGAAAAATACTGTTTCGCATGTGCCCAGATATGTACCGGCAAAAAAAGTGAGGAATACCGAAACTGCTGCACTAATGGTTGTAGAG GTATTTACTGCCGAGAATGCTCCAAAATACTGAACAATATCTGCACCATTTGTATGGCACCTCTGGTGTGTGATGATATTGAAGACGAAGAAAT AGACTCCAGCGATGATGAGAAAGTTGTTTTATGGATGGAAGCAATGAAATCCATCAAAGAGGATGAGAAAcccaaaaggaaaaaaatgaaaaaagtcattAAGGGTCGAATAAAAGAAACCATCAAGAGACGAGGGAAAAACGACCCACTTATCCAGAAATATAAGGAGTCTATGATGTCCGGTGATTCTGAAGAAAGTTCTGGACTGAGTGATGTGGACACCGGCGATGAGTCTGG GGAAAGTGACTTTGAGTACCAAACGTCTAAGGTCAATAATGAAGCTTCCTCCAAAAAGGACTATAAACCAGCAACTACGACCAGTCTACAAGAAGCTGACCTGATTCCTCCAGCCGGCGTTCCGTAG